A single region of the Serinus canaria isolate serCan28SL12 chromosome 11, serCan2020, whole genome shotgun sequence genome encodes:
- the LOC127060061 gene encoding hydrocephalus-inducing protein-like, giving the protein MHPLCPETEGAAALEQAGIERGHGHIEGGTRRQRGGIPSFSAADPEQSSFQPCPPEVVFQNFSPGEVCEVPVVLRNRDTVPHLLKVTLENSLYFQLVGPNHVYRKVPPGLYATVRILFTPGQKKDYFHQLLCSTEREEFIVPVWAIGARAILDFPDQLDFSVCPVNYSTQKTLLVRNVGDQEAHYQLSTQGPFSVVPATGTVGAGDAVEVTVGFHALTTGDHYGSLCCSTGEESVHTKLHGKAVDLNVGLSTNSVDVGKTFITMSNQKTMFIENRSNITVHFQWKAFPTEEEENEEKRRQCDLLKPSSEVWVETFMQEKEIRKKKGFCEDHVALLSSMVEEKIAKVQGDPLLFSSDIFFIEPMEGEIEPNCSAEIKVAFKPLEAQECESHENRLPLRLRGEGQGPLVELSPPTLNLQEIFINTSYVYELEPEKGIIAAGGTQTVQISFHTTVLEWFEEEFQFSVAGSPIPVILTITGCVTGPNLHFDLPQLNFGDVSFGFPTTKTVRLTNSSVVPVTFKLRMSDDGTQPSVSSFDLIHRHSDPAWRRGVHFYVEPREFTLNPSQGTIPSQGYQDIEVTLCSNSRMRFKRRMLVDLEGIGEGVAALVIEARCLVPELRVCPQVLQYSECLLKMPYERKLFVVNSSDLPGCYGLIPQVWHHIHLLLSVKMKPQTLSFTISGKAHEAQLAVVCPSARSKRGTAVLRFRRLRVGRSEVLPLVVRNDGIIPLKFMLRLEHEYGAFYLKGRASTLELFHTEDEDSVGNESKPTKPFFLLHRGQSAEFDVIFKPTLAQRLEGKIRLLVEDICSNKVLVELVGEGHKDRFAFNGLKEDAEERDAKSSLEKDIIGAIRANHLDFEHCPVGKRCRRTFSITNRTRHQFMRFEWEADGPFQISPKVGHVRPRRSKEITVTLKSNVPATFRRHLVKCTVTKIDFDLPQRKVPDWDDRKCIVSWKTTSRKDPGDKFYRMEKVVEPVPEPDHTVVEDSSQEVEVYLSAAVAYTQLKTNTIVVQFKDTLPFQTRTATFKMHNTGKEALEYFWEEPADKPVKKPYSVTLMRRFLSNKTVKHRRKLLRRYWRRLARPPKVRRRRRRLRRLLRKEDFTQWWCQLVGVDPDLLLGPLEQQGSKEQQGSKEQQQQDSKEQQQQDSKEQQQQDSKQQQQQDSKQQQDSKQQQDSKQPQPSEQLQLSEKEQLDSKQKKGSKKQSRSKERHLSEQQPSEQQPSEQQPSEQQEPEQQEPSEQQEPEQPVPSKKPRRPKKKLLSQQHLSASLEIFPDFTDELALFSIDPYRGVLAPGQKQIFHVKFSPKTVGKFKTIMRCRIPNRKPTQRTVRLILEGRARQRRSFGKPKHSVLQQTEDGPRPKKQVHWKLPPE; this is encoded by the exons ATGCACCCGCTGTGCCCAGAGACCGAGGGGGCAGCAGCGCTGGAACAGGCGGGGATCGAGCGGGGACACGGGCACATCGAGGGCGGAACGAGGAGACAACGAGGCG GAATTCCTTCT TTCTCGGCAgctgacccagagcagagctcattTCAGCCTTGCCCACCAGAGGTGGTGTTTCAGAACTTCAGCCCTGGTGAGGTCTGTGAAGTGCCGGTGGTTCTGAGGAACAGGGACACG GTTCCTCACCTGCTGAAGGTCACCTTGGAGAACTCACTTTACTTCCAGCTGGTGGGCCCCAATCACGTGTACCGCAAGGTGCCACCAGGCCTCTACGCGACTGTCCGCATCCTCTTCACCCCTGGGCAGAAAAAG GATTATTTccaccagctcctctgctccaccGAAAGGGAAGAGTTCATTGTGCCAGTTTGGGCCATTGGTGCCCGAGCCATCCTGGACTTCCCTGACCAGCTGGACTTCTCGGTGTGTCCGGTCAACTACAGCACCCAGAAGACTCTGCTGGTTCGCAATGTCGGTGACCAGGAAGCTCATTACCAGCTGAGCACCCAGGG TCCTTTCTCCGTGGTGCCAGCCACAGGAACTGTGGGCGCTGGTGACGCTGTGGAGGTGACAGTGGGATTTCACGCGCTGACCACCGGTGACCATTACgggtccctgtgctgcagcacag GTGAAGAAAGTGTCCACACAAAGCTCCATGGAAAAGCTGTAGATCTCAACGTTGGGTTGAGCACAAATTCCGTGGACGTTGGCAAGACTTTCATCACCATGTCAAACCAGAAAACCATGTTCATCGAAAACAGGAGTAACATCACAGTCCACTTCCAGTGGAAGGCTTTTCCTactgaggaagaagagaatGAGGAAAAGAGGAG gcagtgtgATTTGCTGAAGCCATCGAGTGAGGTGTGGGTCGAAACCTTCatgcaggagaaagaaataCGGAAGAAGAAGGGCTTTTGTGAAGATCACGTTGCCCTCCTGAGCAGCATGGTCGAGGAGAAGATTGCAAAGGTGCAAGGAGATCCCCTGCTGTTCTCCAGTGACATTTTTTTCATCGAGCCAATG GAGGGAGAAATCGAGCCAAATTGTTCCGCCGAAATCAAGGTGGCCTTCAAGCCCCTGGAAGCACAGGAGTGCGAAA GCCATGAGAACAGGCTGCCCCTGCGCCTCAGAGGGGAAGGACAAGGACCCTTGGTTGAACTCAGCCCTCCTACACTGAACCTTCAGGAGATTTTTATCAACACCTCCTATGTCTATgag CTTGAGCCCGAGAAGGGCATCATTGCAGCAGGTGGGACCCAGACTGTTCAGATCTCCTTCCATACCACCGTGTTGGAGTGGTTTGAGGAAGAATTCCAGTTCAGTGTGGCTGGATCTCCTATACCTGTGATCCTGACCATCAC GGGCTGTGTCACTGGACCGAATTTGCACTTTGACCTCCCTCAGCTCAACTTCGGGGACGTCTCCTTTG GCTTTCCCACCACCAAGACTGTTCGCCTCACTAACAGCTCCGTGGTGCCCGTGACGTTCAAGCTCCGCATGTCGGACGATGGCACGCAGCCATCTGTCAGCAGCTTTGATCTAATACACAGACATAGTGacccagcctggaggaggggAGTTCATTTTTATGTGGAGCCAAGGGAGTTTACATTGAATCCCAGCCAAGGGACCATCCCCTCCCAGGGATACCAGGATATTGAG GTGACCCTGTGTTCCAACAGCAGGATGAGGTTCAAAAGGAGAATGCTGGTGGACCTGGAGGGTATTGGTGAGGGAGTGGCAGCACTGGTCATCGAAGCCAG ATGTCTCGTTCCTGAGCTGCGTGTGTGCCCCCAAGTCCTGCAGTACAGTGAGTGCCTCCTGAAGATGCCATACGAGAGGAAGCTCTTTGTTGTAAATTCCAGCGACCTTCCTGGCTGCTACGGGCTTATTCCCCAGGTTTGGCATCACATCCACCTCCTCCT ctctgtgaagatgaaaccccaaaccctgagcttCACCATCAGCGGGAAGGCGCACGAGGCACAGCTGGCAGTCGTGTGCCCCAGCGCGCGCAGCAAGAGGGGAACAGCCGTGCTGCGCTTCAGGAGGCTCCGGGTGGGGAGATCCGAGGTGCTGCCCCTGGTCGTCCGTAACGATGGCATCATACCTCTCAAG TTCATGTTACGCCTGGAGCACGAGTACGGAGCGTTTTACCTGAAAGGCAGGGCCTCCACACTCGAGCTGTTCCACACTGAAGATGAGGACTCCGTCGGAAATG AGAGCAAGCCCACAAAgcctttcttccttctgcatcGTGGGCAGTCGGCAGAGTTTGATGTCATTTTCAAACCCACCCTGGCTCAGCGTCTGGAAGGGAAGATTCGTCTGTTGGTGGAGGACATCTGCTCTAACAAGGTCCTAGTAGAACTGGTGGGTGAAGGCCACAAGGACAGATTTGCCTTTAATGGACTAAAGGAAGACGCAGAGGAGAGGGATGCTAAGAGCAGTCTGGAGAAAGACATCATTGGTG CTATCAGAGCCAATCACCTGGATTTTGAGCACTGTCCTGTCGGGAAGCGCTGCCGCAGGACCTTCTCCATCACCAACCGCACCCGTCACCAGTTCATGCGCTTTGAGTGGGAGGCAGACGGCCCATTCCAGATCTCCCCCAAG GTGGGACACGTCCGTCCTCGCCGTTCCAAGGAGATCACAGTGACCTTGAAATCAAATGTCCCAGCCACCTTCAGGAGGCACCTTGTGAAATGTACGGTGACCAAGATCGACTTTGATCTGCCACAAAGGAAGGTTCCGGACTGGGACGACCGAAAGTGCATTGTCTCATGGAAGACTACCTCCAGGAAAGACCCAGGAGACAAATTCTATAGAATGGAGAAG GTGGTCGAGCCAGTCCCAGAACCGGATCACACTGTGGTGgaggacagcagccaggaggtCGAGGTGtacctcagtgctgctgttgccTACACCCAGCTGAAGACGAACACAATTGTGGTTCAGTTCAAGGACACCTTGCCCTTCCAGACAAGGACAGCCAC tttcaaaatgcACAACACAGGGAAGGAAGCCCTGGAATACTTCTGGGAGGAACCTGCAGATAAACCAGTGAAGAAGCCATACTCAGTCACTCTGATGC GTCGGTTCCTCTCCAATAAAACTGTAAAGCATCGCAGAAAGCTGCTGCGTCGTTACTGGCGGAGGCTGGCCCGCCCTCCTAAAGTGCGGCGGCgccggcggcggctgcggcggctTCTCAGGAAGGAGGACTTTACCCAGTGGTGGTGCCAGCTGGTGGGGGTGGATCCCGACTTATTGCTGGgtcccctggagcagcagggttccaaggagcagcagggttccaaggagcagcagcagcaggattccaaggagcagcagcagcaggattccaaggagcagcagcagcaggattccaagcagcagcagcagcaggattccaagcagcagcaggattccaagcagcagcaggattccAAGCAGCCGCAGCcatctgagcagctgcagctttctgagaaggagcagctggattCCAAGCAGAAGAAGGGTTCCAAGAAGCAGAGCCGCTCCAAGGAACGGcacctctctgagcagcagccctctgagcagcagccctctgagcagcagccctctgagcagcaggagcccgagcagcaggagccctctgagcagcaggagcccgAGCAGCCGGTCCCTTCCAAGAAGCCGCGCCGCCCAAAGAAAAAGCTCCTGTCTCAGCAGCATTTGAGTGCCTCCCTGGAAATCTTCCCAGATTTCACCGATGAGCTGGCACTGTTCTCCATCGACCCCTACCGTGGCGTCCTTGCTCCTGGCCAGAAGCAGATCTTCCATGTGAAGTTCTCCCCGAAGACTGTGGGGAAATTTAAGACCATCATGCGGTGCAG GATTCCTAACCGGAAGCCAACTCAGAGGACGGTGCGGTTGATTTTGGAAGGCAGAGCCCGGCAGAGGAGGAGTTTTGGTAAACCCAAACACTCTGTGTTACAGCAGACAGAGGATGGCCCCAGGCCCAAGAAGCAGGTGCACTGGAAACTCCCACCTGAGTGA